A region of the Struthio camelus isolate bStrCam1 chromosome 4, bStrCam1.hap1, whole genome shotgun sequence genome:
TGTCTTTATGGAAGCCTCTGCCCTGCGTGAGCGTGTGTTTGTAGGCAGGCATAGTGCAATCGCTAGAGGCCcgcctcttttcttttctttttctttttcttttttttaaagaaacttgccGATCCTGATGCGGGATGGGGTAATTTTCACCACGGCGCGCAGAAGATGCGCGTCGGGGCGCAGGGCGGCTCTGTCCCCACGCTGAGGGGGCGCCccctggggcgggcggcgggcaggccgggggcgctgcgcggagcctcccgcggcgctgccgagctgcgcggggctgcgcggggcgcgggcgcccGGCAGGTGGAGCAGTGGGAAACAGCGGCGGCGCCGGCAGTGATTTCTCTCGGCTTAAGCCGCGCTGAAGGAACAGCTGCTGTTAGCGAGCGCGCTGCTGCGCGGCGCGGTGTCCCTGGGCGTCGCGCTCCGCGGCCCGAGCGCGCCCGTGGGTCCCCGAGTGGGACGGTGCCTGCTATGGACGTGGCTGTCCCGagcggccgtggggcgggcgcTTTCCAGCGAGGGCTGCGCGAGTCAGGTGGCGACGGCGCGCTCCTGCCTGCGGTTTATCCCTGATCGCACGGATATTTTCCTGCTAGTGATTTTCTTTCTGGTTGTCACCATGTACTGGAGAAAGATAAGCTTCTAAGAGTAGTCTGTCTCAATTATCACAGAACGTATAAAAGCATAATTGCTAAAATTGCTGAATAGTGACTAACAATTAAAAGACTATCCCGGTACTGTGCAGCTAGCAAGGAGCAGGCTGTACTAATTGGATAGTTAATGACATTTAAATAGGCAGGCTTTCTTAAAATAGTAAGCTCTGCTCTTTCAGGGAACTGAAAGGGTGTTAGAATATTTAATGATTATATTGCAATGATGGTAACACTTCTGAAAGGACTATGGTAATTAGTTGCTAGCTTGGCTGGTTGCAGTGGACGATGCCATGCATGGCTTTAGAGCATCAGCTAACAGAAGGCTGAATGTTCATCGGTTTTCCTTTAATAGGTAAATATAGCTAAATACCTTAGAATTTGTGTGAAGCTAAATTGAAGGGGAGGCGGCAGTATTTACATTTTCGTCCAGTGAAATCCTCTTGTATCTTTTACTGGCATGGTTTGACTGAACTGATAATTAAACTTGAGTTTTATGTCACCTACCATTTACCACTTGAGCTTTATGTCACTTTATACCACTTACATAGATTAGAAATAGTTAGGGTTTAATGTTGTGAAGATTGGATCAGAGATGGTGTAATAGTGTTCTTTGTGtcatcctttaaaaatgaagcagCTAACATAGTATGTTTTTATAGCAATAACATACTGGGTTAATGTTGTTCTTCAGTGACAAAGCGATATGCAAATCAGTTTATCTGTGGTTAAAGTTTATTTTGTAAACTCTTTGTTTGTCCTCCAAATCTAATATATGTCCCACATAATGTGAAAATATTCTATGAGAAACTTGCACAGTAACTGTATAAACTTGTTgcattgcattttaaaagcttcctCAGTATAACGTGTATTTAAGTTGACATAAAAAGCAACAGAATGTAAACTTGATGTGttttttccacaaagaaaatgTATGCCACGTTCTTCATCAAAAATATGTATTGAAGGAAAATGCGAGAAACTGAACTAAATCGAATATGCTATTTAATTTGCTAAATTGCATATCCTATCTAAAGGACTACTGTAGCGGGTACcattattaaaattttaatgtacATATGGATTCATTTATTTGTTCTTCACTTAGTCTTTAAGTTTTGTATTCGAAACAGTTTTGTctgcttttaaagttaaaaacaaacaaacaaccccccaaaaCACTCATCTAAATACTGAAAAGGCTTGGAGCGTGCGTCTCCCAGACTCCCAAGGAAGTCAATGAAAATGCTTGAGCTTCACAAAAGTTAGACTAGTTTTATCAAACTGAGTATATTTTGTTCTTGTATCAGATACTGCAGTTCTCACATGGGTCAGTTTGTGTTGTATCCCAGTCTTGCTCTGTTCACTATTACTGACAGGCTTGTCAAAtactttcttatttcttcttgcaTGCCATACTATTTGAATAATCCTTTTAAGCATTGCTTCTATCTTCTGAATGAGTTTGATTCTCTGCTTTCCCAAATGAGGGTGTGTAAATATCAGAATAAtggagcttttgttttttttttctcagtcccTGTGAAAATGTTAGCTTGAACAAAGACGGAGTTTAATGTTAAGGTTGGattttctgcaaaacaaaaagtATGACTTTCCACACAGCTGAAAAATACATAGCTGAATGTGTTATCAAAGATTTACAAAACACTGATGTCTTGACATCTGGATTTGTGAAGTGCCTTTGATACAACATGTAGTGTGAGAAAATGCCGAAGAcggtttttggaggaaaaagcaacagaaagaataCTAACAATGCTATCAGTGAAATACTCAATTGTATAAAACTGTTTTATGGAGTTCTGTTTGTATGTTTTCTGTATACTACATTCTAATGGTACCAGGTcaagttttacaaaaaaaaatgaactCTGCTTGAAAAAATCTTCCTAGTGAAACGTGCAGTTACGTTTCTTCTATAACATCTGCATATTTTTCTTACCCTGATGTTTCCCACCTCTTTATCGGTAAATCTGTACAGGAAGATTCCCCAACATTATTACCCATATTTGTCCGTATTGCTTCCAAATTACTCCACTTGAAATCTTTCTTTCATCCCAACATTGCAATAATAATAAACTTAATGTCCTTACCAGGTTAATAGTACCTCTCTGCTCTTCTAACTTTTGTAAGGATTTTTAATAGTGGTTTACACCCAGTATATCCAGGAAACTTGTATTTACTAGACTCATAGCTCAATATGAGTAGAACTGAAAACTTTAAAATCttagaaaatgcagttttactaGCAGAGGAGGAAATACGTTCTTACATGCTGTATAATTACCATATTGATATTGCTTGGTTAGGTAAAGGAATTTCAATTTTTGGGAACCTGCTTCTGATTATGTCATAACAATAAAAGACCCTGCGGTTGATTTTTGAAGCTTCAGGATACATTACACATCATTCCAGGTTGAAATAATGTTTAAGAACCAGAAGTGCAAAATATTTAATGTGTTCAAGTGAACAGGTTATGAAATTCAGTatctgaaaacatacagaaacatttCTAGTGTAGCTAATAACGTAGGAAACCACTacctctgattttaaaaaactaAGTTGGCTTCATAGGTtacgagatttttttttctacattataATAGTCTGTTACTGTATTAAAGATAGCAAGTTAGGTTATAAACTGATGATTTCTGTAGGCTCAGCAGAGTCATGGTCTGCAAATTATCACAATGACTAAAGCATTAAATTACTCTTTTATTTGTGCATTAAAGATTATTTCATACAAGACCACTTGCAGCTCTGCTATGAATACATTCATACTTATGAAATGATGTTGTTTCGGTCAAGTCAGTaaagaaactaaattttaaaCGTGGACCTGTTACTTTCTGACTACTAATTTAGTAGTTTAATGATGACTAGCAGTGGCATGTTTGATAGCTATTTGTCACACAGAGGAGACTGAACTTGGTTTTAGTCACACATATGCACTGATACATGTGTAAATGTATAGCTATATAAGCTCACTGTGGGAAAAACAGTCCTGTTTTATTCAAAAAGTATTAGCAAGAGAAATAATCTACCtgctttaaaattgctttataaaTTTGATTTGTTACCTTATACCTTCTACCCCCAAAACAGACTTACAAAGTAAGAAAGATTTTGCAAAGATTCTTTAGTGTTGCAAGTGTTTCAACTGTCGCGGGTGGAAAGATCAGCATGGAATATTTGCAAATACTGTTCTTCTAGAAACATGAACGAGTCAAAGATATCGGTTTCATTAATTCAAATTGCCTCTCTAATCTTAAACTGCTGCAGTATAGTTCCTAAAAGACAATCTGCCTGTGAGCTCTGCTGAAATCTAGAACTCTTGAGAATGTCTTTTCTAATAGCTGCTAAATGTTCCTGTGTTAATTAAGAGCTAATGTAAGTAGGAGAGAATGTTATGACAGTGTAATGGTCTCCTGTTGAATATAAGTTCCATGGCTAAGCAGACacactttcagaaaataaacatgtTATTTCAGCATTGTCTGTACAATAGGAAGTgcttctgcaaaagcagaaataatcacCCATAGAGAAATCCGTTCATCATGCTTCTATTGTAGTAAGTACTCTAATGAAAGCAGTGTGGCTTTGCCTTTATTTACTAAATACGGGGCTAGTTTCCAGAAATCTGTAAGGTCACACACATGGTTTCCCACTCCAGTCCTGGTCTGCACTGATACACAAGGCTTCAGCTAGCTGAAGCTTTTGCTCCTTCCTAGGGGAAGGGAACGCAAAAAAAGTAATCATATTCCAGAATATGCTGTCATTACTGTTTGACAGTGCAGAACGGCAGAGGGCGGACTCACAGCCTTCCCACTGTGTATGATCTTGACCCATATGGAGTTTTTGGAGTAGGAGCATTTTGAATATTAAAAGGGAAGAGATCAAGTCACTCTTCCATTCTGATAGATACTTATGTTTAGACAGTCATTCTGTCTATTCAGGAATCATTCTGTCTTTAAAGTAGTGATAAAATCACATTGATGTAATCTCTGCTGAAGAAGTAAGTGACAAATCATTCTGGTTGAAGTGTTTTTTCCCACATTGATctctacttttttattattttatttttaacctgctaCCTCTTGGGACACAGTAACATGTATATGTAGCCATAATGATGTTCAAAAGAACATCAACCATTTtcaagggcagggagcagggcacaaCCAGGGGAAGCGGGCCAGCCAGCAGGGACTGAGCTCATTTATCCACTTGCCTGAGCAAGCGgggtgaggaagaaagaagaatgaagCCTGTGTTAATGGACAATGGGCAGTGCCTGTAGGTCACAGCAGGAGTAAAGCTTGTCAAAGTTGGTCTGAAGCACCTCCAACTCAGCTCTGAGAGACAGTATCTTGGCAGCTAATGGTAGACTGACTCTTTATGGTAGACTGACCGTTATTTGTATGATTTCAGATAAAAGCGTTTGACCTGTTAACAAAACTTACCTGAAATGCACTGATTTATGCAGTGATAACCATCCAACATTATGATTGATAAAACCCATTTGGGCCCTGTTCCTGCAGACACTACATACATGTTTAATCTGATGATAAGTCCTGCTCATATTTTTAGGGCTATGACTTGATATAACAAGAGATATAAAGTGTAACCTTTTCTTGGAAGCAAAATCTgtttaatacttttctttttggaaaccaACAACTTTGATTTTCCTTTTGGCAGATCTCTTACTGGCAATGAGTCATATCTCAGCAATAAAGTATATAATACAGTTAAAGTTATATATGCTAACCCCAGCAAATCATTGGGATAGAATTTGTTCTTGGACATCAGAGATTACTAGAGCTAATTTTATGTTGTACTGACATAAAAGACTACATTTAAAGGAACATACAAGTCTTGTAAAGGTAACGTTGCTAACTAGTTACTACAATGAAGAGGACAAAATTCAGGGATGAGAATCTAAATGGGCTAGCTGATGGTCTGAAGGGAGATCACAAGCTGGAGGAAAAAGATGATAGTTAATATAGATTCATGCTTTGTATTTCACAAATATCCTACTGATTTAGGGCTCGTAAACTAAGGATAGCTTATGAATTAGAGTGAGTAAGAAGGTACTGTACATTCACTTGATAGCAACTGTTAATTTAATTGGATTTTTAGCTGCATTTCAGATTAAACTGCATGTGTGCTTGTAGTCCATTGCAGCAGGAAGTAAAATACATTAATTGGCAATGGCAAGACTAAACTAATTAGTTTTACTTCACTTTGCAAAAGATTTATTGTGGCTTATGTGTTTCTGGGAAAAGGAGTAGTAGATTGTTGTAGGATGCTctggaatgatttttttctcttctttgttaaaAGAACTGGATAGTTAGGGTTTACTACAGGAATAGCTAGGATTGGCAACACTGAGGCACAAGTGGGATAAGGGTTAGGTTTCGCCATCCTTCCTCAGAGTCACTAGTAAGTACTTAAGTAACTGGTGAGTATTCAACTCAGATGTGCTTTTGGACTTCTCATGCAAAAATAGGGGAAGAAATCACACAAAGGAAGAGAATGAGAGGAGACTGCATGGGACTGATTGGCAACTAGCAACAGCTGTTAGAACAATCAAGGGGGATGACAAGTAGTCATTCTTTAGGAGAAACTGAAAGAGTGAGGATTAGTtgtaatataaaaaaagaaaaggaagagttagagagaaaggaaaaaaagcactaaagaagaatttaaaatactGTCTTGTCAGAACTTGTTAGGACAAAGAGGTCAGCCaatgagagggaggaggagaaaattatttttttaaaaaagctcttttaGAGTAAAAGATGGTATGTTAGTGTATATGAAGACAGGTAAAAAGTTTATCTCTTGATGAGCTTGTGATGGGCTGCTACAGGACACTGAGTGTCTGAATCTCAAACAGTACATTGATTCTTTAGGTTCTAGGCCGGGTGGGGAGAACTACTCTTTATATGCACAGAGTTTACTTCATGCTGTGTGGAGGATGTTCCTGGAGGACTGGAAGAGCTTTTAGCAATTTCTAAAAATTTCTCTGTCCTAGTTTCCTTTTTACAGACTATTATCCTACTgtcttttcctctgtctttgttttctttacttctgtGATTCAAGAACATGGGGATCTGAAGAGAAAATTGACCTAAACTGAAAAC
Encoded here:
- the LOC138067088 gene encoding POLG alternative reading frame-like, whose translation is MRVGAQGGSVPTLRGRPLGRAAGRPGALRGASRGAAELRGAARGAGARQVEQWETAAAPAVISLGLSRAEGTAAVSERAAARRGVPGRRAPRPERARGSPSGTVPAMDVAVPSGRGAGAFQRGLRESGGSGTPVVGGQALPMKTEAKKADYISRFPRVCSPGRLSAEEPGHALLRLPFAAPTQPPSDPAQPRGGRRALAGPSAPCGGSSGRVSTPAPHRGGAAFPGSSRLRPRQKPL